The sequence ATTACGTTCCGTTATCCCAAAGCCGGTGAACCTAACAGTGAAATTCAGATTGGGGTTATTGATCTGCAGACGGGTCAGGTGCGCTTCTTCGATACGGACACCTGGTATGAAGGCGGCGACCGATACGAGTACCTGGCGCGCATGGGATGGACCCCCACCATTGAGGGCCGCCATTACGTCTGGATGTTTCGCATGAATCGCGATCAGAACCACCTGGAACTGCTCTACGGCGATCCGGCCACGATGTCCCTGCGCACCGTGCTCGAAGAGCAGGCTTCAGCCTGGCTCGAAGTGGAGACCGGCTTTACCGATCTGGAAGCCGGGCAGATTACCTATCTGCAGGATAACCAGCATTTTGTGTGGATCAGCGAACGCGACGGTTATCGGCACCTGTACCTGTACCGCAACGATGGCACGCTGGTCCGTCAGCTCACGCAAGGCAGGTGGGACGTAACCGATTTTCACGGCGTGGATGAACAGGGTGGCTGGGTATACTTTACGGCGACAATCGATGGGCCCCGAGAGCGCCATCTCTATCGCATCCCCCTCCATCCGGAAGCATCCAATGGCCAGGCGTCTGCGCCGCAGCGCATTACGCAGGCACCCGGAACGCACGACGTTAGCCTTTCAAGCGACTTTCGGTATTACATCGACACGCACACGCGTTTCCTGCAGCCACCTGTGGTAACGTTGCACCGCATTACCGGTGAGCAAATCGCTGTGCTGGAAGGCAACGAGGCGCTGCGGGAGCGACTGGCCGCCTATGGGCTACGTCCACCAGAGTTTTTCACAGTGCCCGGTGCCGACGGTACCCCGCTGCAGGCTTACCTCATCAAACCATCCGATTTCGATTCCACCCGGCAATACCCGTTGCTGCTATACGTTTATGGAGGACCCGGCTCGCAGACTGTTGTGGATCGATGGGGCGGTGCGCGCATGCTCTGGCACTACTACCTGGCCGAGGAGCTGGGAATTCTGGTTGCCAGCGTAGACAACCGCGGAACTGGAGCCCGGGGCTACGCCTTCAAGACTGCCACCTATCGTCGGCTGGGCCAGCTCGAAGCCCAGGATCAGATTGCTGCAGCTAAAGCGCTGGCGCAGCGCCCCTATGTTGATCCGGCCCGCATTGGCATCTGGGGATGGAGCTACGGCGGTTACATGACCCTGATGGCCATGCTCTATGGCGATGGACCGCAGGTCTTCCGCGTAGGGGTTTCGGTAGCTCCCGTTACTGACTGGCGACTCTATGATACCATTTACACCGAGCGTTATATGTCCACGCCGCAGCGTAACCCGGAAGGCTATCGGCTCGGCTCTCCCATTACCTATGCGGATCGGCTCACCGACCGACAGCGACTGCTGATCATTCATGGTGATCTGGATGACAATGTCCATTTCCAGCATGCGGTGCAGATGATTGACGCGCTGCAGCGAGCCGGTAAACAGTTCGCGTTCATGATGTATCCAGGCCGCAATCATGGCATCTACGGAGGCAATACGCGCCTGCACCTGTTCACGTTGATAACCGACTTTTTAAAGGAAAACCTGGTGAACCCACGCTGAACGACCCGGCCCGTGCTATCTTTGGCACGGGCCTTTTCTGTGGTACACAAGAAAGGGGATGTACGGCAACATGGAATCAAGTGCGCGCAAGACGCCAGACCTGCTCATTCGGGGAGGAATTCTGCTTGATCCCGAAACGGGCCGGCAACGCCGGGCCGACCTGCTTATTCGCAACGGTCGTATTGCCCGCATTGCAGAGTCCATTGAAGCCGATGACGTGCCCGTCTATGAGGCGGCCGGTAAGTTTGTCTCGCCCGGTTGGATGGACATGCATGTGCATCTGCGCGAGCCCGGCCAGGAGCATAAAGAGACCATTGAGACGGGCTGCCAGGCGGCTGCGTTTGGCGGGTTTACGGC comes from Rhodothermus profundi and encodes:
- a CDS encoding S9 family peptidase, with amino-acid sequence MMRLQKTFGIFLGLFLLAPAATAQQDVQERPRLTLEDIHASRKFIGEFFQGGRWAAEGPVVLYIEPDPQTGATHLIRYNLETGQRERLIDGNRLYAPDVERLIRIEAYQYSQDGQRVLLYTDSERVWRYNTKGFYYVYDLQADSLWPVSDRRKGFQMFAKFSPDGRQVAFVRDRNLYLVDLETGQEVPLTTDGAPGSIINGTFDWVYEEEFGLRDGWAWSPDGRYIAFFKLDESKVPAFTMMDLRAPYPKAITFRYPKAGEPNSEIQIGVIDLQTGQVRFFDTDTWYEGGDRYEYLARMGWTPTIEGRHYVWMFRMNRDQNHLELLYGDPATMSLRTVLEEQASAWLEVETGFTDLEAGQITYLQDNQHFVWISERDGYRHLYLYRNDGTLVRQLTQGRWDVTDFHGVDEQGGWVYFTATIDGPRERHLYRIPLHPEASNGQASAPQRITQAPGTHDVSLSSDFRYYIDTHTRFLQPPVVTLHRITGEQIAVLEGNEALRERLAAYGLRPPEFFTVPGADGTPLQAYLIKPSDFDSTRQYPLLLYVYGGPGSQTVVDRWGGARMLWHYYLAEELGILVASVDNRGTGARGYAFKTATYRRLGQLEAQDQIAAAKALAQRPYVDPARIGIWGWSYGGYMTLMAMLYGDGPQVFRVGVSVAPVTDWRLYDTIYTERYMSTPQRNPEGYRLGSPITYADRLTDRQRLLIIHGDLDDNVHFQHAVQMIDALQRAGKQFAFMMYPGRNHGIYGGNTRLHLFTLITDFLKENLVNPR